One region of Pseudomonas glycinae genomic DNA includes:
- a CDS encoding GNAT family N-acetyltransferase, translated as MRQHSVIHTPKLSDYQELTRVWEASVRATHDFLPESYIELLKNLVLTRYLDAVMLICTRDSHQRITGFAGVAAGKIEMLFIDPAHRGQGLGKKLLKYAMEHLNADELDVNEQNPQALGFYFKQGFEVIGRSEVDGMGQPYPLLHMRLRQNQQRSNHA; from the coding sequence ATGCGTCAGCATTCGGTCATCCACACGCCGAAACTCAGCGATTATCAGGAACTGACCCGGGTCTGGGAGGCCTCGGTTCGCGCGACCCACGATTTCCTGCCGGAATCCTACATCGAGCTGCTGAAGAATCTGGTGCTGACCCGCTACCTCGATGCGGTGATGCTGATCTGCACCCGCGACAGCCACCAGCGCATCACCGGGTTTGCCGGGGTCGCGGCGGGCAAGATCGAAATGCTGTTCATCGACCCGGCCCATCGCGGCCAGGGCCTTGGCAAGAAACTGTTGAAGTACGCGATGGAACACCTGAACGCCGACGAACTGGACGTCAACGAACAGAACCCGCAGGCGCTGGGGTTTTACTTCAAGCAAGGGTTCGAGGTGATCGGCCGCTCGGAGGTCGATGGCATGGGCCAGCCGTATCCGTTGTTGCATATGCGTCTGCGCCAGAATCAGCAACGCTCGAACCATGCCTGA